Proteins encoded by one window of Modestobacter marinus:
- a CDS encoding alpha/beta fold hydrolase, giving the protein MTTTSGDLPVLPRPDGVAVPYRRWLPAGEVRATLQVVHGASEHSGRYERLAGALTERGLAVYAMDLRGHGRTAEATGAGRFGPAGADGLLDDVEALHRLAAEEHPGLPRVLLGHSMGSIVALASAERDGAGLTGLVLSGPIGVSPQLAETVAALDGVVAAGLGDQPLDALGAFNEPFEPARTPYDWLSRDPAEVDAYLADPLAGDQVPLTHGYAAGVFGMSVRAASPEGVAGLPGSLPVLLLSGQHDPVGGQDAGQVTALAELLRARGLPVDQRVYPEARHEVFNETNRDEVVADLLGWLDDRLAG; this is encoded by the coding sequence GTGACGACGACGTCCGGCGACCTGCCCGTGCTCCCGCGCCCCGACGGGGTGGCCGTCCCCTACCGGCGCTGGCTGCCCGCCGGCGAGGTCCGCGCGACCCTGCAGGTGGTCCACGGGGCCTCCGAGCACTCCGGTCGCTACGAGCGGCTGGCCGGCGCGCTCACCGAGCGGGGCCTGGCCGTCTACGCCATGGACCTGCGCGGGCACGGCCGCACCGCCGAGGCCACCGGCGCCGGCCGGTTCGGGCCGGCCGGAGCCGACGGTCTCCTCGATGACGTCGAGGCCCTGCACCGGCTCGCCGCCGAGGAGCACCCGGGCCTGCCCCGGGTGCTGCTGGGCCACTCGATGGGCTCGATCGTCGCCCTGGCCAGCGCGGAGCGGGACGGCGCCGGGCTCACCGGGCTGGTGCTGTCGGGTCCGATCGGGGTCTCGCCGCAGCTGGCCGAGACGGTGGCCGCGCTGGACGGTGTGGTGGCCGCCGGGCTGGGGGACCAGCCGCTGGACGCGCTCGGTGCCTTCAACGAGCCGTTCGAACCCGCCCGCACCCCCTACGACTGGCTGTCCCGTGACCCGGCCGAGGTCGATGCCTACCTGGCCGACCCGCTCGCCGGCGACCAGGTGCCGCTGACCCACGGCTACGCGGCCGGGGTCTTCGGCATGTCGGTCCGCGCCGCCAGCCCCGAGGGGGTCGCCGGGCTGCCCGGGTCACTGCCCGTGCTGCTGCTGTCCGGGCAGCACGACCCGGTCGGGGGCCAGGACGCCGGTCAGGTCACCGCGCTGGCCGAGCTGCTCCGGGCCCGCGGCCTGCCGGTCGACCAGCGTGTGTACCCGGAGGCGCGGCACGAGGTCTTCAACGAGACCAACCGGGACGAGGTCGTCGCCGACCTGCTCGGCTGGCTGGACGACCGCCTGGCCGGCTGA
- the rapZ gene encoding RNase adapter RapZ, whose product MTAGQAAAAGPQSDVPPAADGSSTELAPLDVVVVTGLSGAGKNSAGRVLEDLGFFVVDNLPPALLQPMVELGARGDLRRFAAVVDVRSRAFSSDLQESIRQLADAGHRPRVVYVHARNEVLIRRYESVRREHPLQGSGRLIDGIDTERELLTGIAGDADLWIDTSDLNVHQLRATLEASFVPDGELPEVVATVLSFGFKYGLPLDADLVVDARFLPNPHWVPELRPMTGRDPEVRDYVLAQDDAGAFLDRYSEVLRLLLPGYRREGKRYLTLAVGCTGGKHRSVAIAEEFARRLNAEGVPATARHRDLGRE is encoded by the coding sequence ATGACCGCCGGTCAGGCGGCTGCGGCCGGTCCGCAGAGCGACGTCCCGCCGGCGGCCGACGGGTCGAGCACCGAGCTCGCCCCGCTGGACGTCGTGGTCGTGACGGGGCTGTCCGGCGCGGGCAAGAACAGCGCCGGCCGCGTGCTGGAGGACCTCGGCTTCTTCGTGGTCGACAACCTGCCCCCGGCCCTGCTCCAGCCGATGGTCGAGTTGGGCGCCCGCGGCGACCTGCGCAGGTTCGCCGCCGTCGTCGACGTGCGCAGCCGGGCCTTCTCCAGCGACCTGCAGGAGTCCATCCGGCAGCTCGCCGACGCCGGGCACCGCCCGCGCGTCGTGTACGTGCACGCCCGCAACGAGGTGCTGATCCGGCGCTACGAGTCGGTGCGGCGCGAGCACCCCCTGCAGGGCAGCGGCCGGCTGATCGACGGCATCGACACCGAGCGGGAGCTGCTCACCGGCATCGCCGGTGACGCCGACCTGTGGATCGACACCAGCGACCTCAACGTGCACCAGCTGCGCGCCACCCTCGAGGCGTCGTTCGTGCCGGACGGCGAGCTCCCCGAGGTGGTCGCGACCGTGCTGAGCTTCGGCTTCAAGTACGGCCTGCCGCTGGACGCCGACCTCGTCGTCGACGCCCGGTTCCTGCCCAACCCGCACTGGGTCCCGGAGCTCCGTCCGATGACCGGCCGGGACCCCGAGGTGCGCGACTACGTGCTCGCCCAGGACGACGCCGGGGCCTTCCTCGACCGGTACAGCGAGGTGCTCCGGCTGCTGCTGCCCGGCTACCGGCGCGAGGGCAAGCGCTACCTGACCCTGGCCGTGGGGTGCACCGGCGGGAAGCACCGCAGCGTCGCCATCGCCGAGGAGTTCGCCCGCCGGCTCAACGCCGAGGGAGTCCCGGCGACCGCCCGCCACCGCGACCTGGGGCGCGAGTAG
- a CDS encoding gluconeogenesis factor YvcK family protein: METPGLRVVALGGGHGLAAALAAWRRLTAELTAVVTVADDGGSSGLIRREMPVLPPGDLRMALAALAGESPRTQQMADLLQHRFGGSGVLAGHPVGNLMLTGLTEMHGGDAVRALGVLEELLGTQGRVLPMAEVPLDLVATVASVDPDDPQETRRIRGQVAIASTPGHVEDIRVSPADPPVPPEVLTAIAEADVVSLGPGSWYTSVLPHLLVPRLRTALAETTARVVVVLNLEPQAGETDGFSPEEHLRVLLAHLGGVSLHTVIADTAAVVDRRGLLSAVQACGAELVLAPVAAPDGTPQHDPSRLAAALASVVGAR; the protein is encoded by the coding sequence GTGGAGACCCCCGGCCTGCGGGTCGTCGCCCTCGGCGGCGGCCACGGGCTGGCCGCCGCCCTGGCCGCCTGGCGACGGCTCACCGCGGAGCTGACCGCGGTGGTCACCGTCGCCGACGACGGCGGCTCCTCGGGGCTGATCCGCCGCGAGATGCCGGTGCTGCCCCCCGGCGACCTGCGGATGGCGCTGGCCGCACTGGCCGGGGAGTCCCCGCGCACCCAGCAGATGGCCGACCTGCTCCAGCACCGCTTCGGTGGCAGCGGGGTGCTCGCCGGTCACCCGGTCGGCAACCTGATGCTGACCGGCCTGACCGAGATGCACGGCGGCGACGCCGTGCGGGCCCTCGGCGTCCTCGAGGAGCTGCTCGGGACGCAGGGCCGGGTGCTGCCGATGGCCGAGGTGCCGCTGGACCTGGTGGCCACGGTGGCCAGCGTCGACCCGGACGACCCGCAGGAGACCCGGCGGATCCGGGGCCAGGTGGCGATCGCGTCCACCCCCGGGCACGTCGAGGACATCCGGGTCTCCCCGGCCGACCCCCCGGTCCCCCCGGAGGTGCTGACGGCGATCGCGGAGGCCGACGTGGTCAGCCTCGGGCCGGGGTCCTGGTACACCTCCGTGCTGCCGCACCTGCTGGTCCCGCGGCTGCGGACGGCACTGGCGGAGACCACGGCGCGGGTGGTCGTGGTGCTCAACCTGGAGCCGCAGGCGGGCGAGACCGACGGCTTCTCGCCCGAGGAGCACCTGCGCGTCCTGCTGGCCCATCTCGGGGGCGTGTCGCTGCACACGGTGATCGCGGACACCGCTGCGGTTGTTGACCGGCGTGGTCTGCTGTCTGCTGTGCAGGCATGTGGTGCAGAACTGGTGCTCGCACCGGTGGCTGCACCCGACGGGACACCACAGCACGACCCCTCCCGGCTCGCCGCCGCGCTGGCCTCCGTGGTCGGCGCGCGGTGA
- a CDS encoding amidase: MDASAGSGPSGVPVGVGSGEGMLDGVVGLPATELAAGVRAGELSAVDVVRAHLRHLAAVEARVGAFRVVRTEAALAEAAAVDAHPDRSRLPLAGVPIAVKDNVAVAGEVVTDGSRAHLPAPAAADHPVVARLRAAGAVVVGITRVPELCLYSATDGAGTVTRNPWDTARSAAGSSGGSAAAVAAGVVPLAQGNDGMGSLRLPAAACGLVTLKPGSGVVPAQIGADSWSGMAENGVLATTVADLAVGFAVLAGTEPATPAAPVGPLRVAVSTRSPVPGVRLDAAGRAALDVVIAELRAAGHVVVEKEPVITPAAALGTITRWLAGADSDAEALGLDRQALEPRSRTHARLGRWVRRAGLVRPQTAAAFRARMAGYFADVDVLLSPVVSGPPLPARPWHERGFLANITANARWAPWTSAWNVAGLPALVLPAGPGREGLPSSVQFVGPAGAETRLLWLAGELEGRLPWRRHAPVFDPAGGVGEPAG; the protein is encoded by the coding sequence ATGGACGCTAGTGCAGGTTCCGGGCCCTCCGGTGTGCCGGTCGGGGTGGGGTCCGGGGAGGGGATGCTCGACGGGGTCGTCGGTCTGCCGGCGACCGAGCTGGCCGCCGGGGTCCGCGCGGGTGAGCTCTCCGCGGTCGACGTCGTCCGGGCCCATCTGCGGCACCTGGCCGCCGTCGAGGCGCGGGTCGGGGCCTTCCGGGTGGTCCGCACCGAGGCAGCACTGGCCGAGGCCGCCGCGGTCGACGCCCACCCCGACCGGTCCCGGCTGCCCCTGGCCGGTGTCCCGATCGCGGTGAAGGACAACGTCGCGGTGGCCGGCGAGGTGGTCACCGACGGGTCACGGGCCCACCTGCCGGCGCCGGCGGCCGCCGACCACCCGGTGGTCGCCCGGCTGCGGGCGGCGGGTGCGGTCGTCGTCGGCATCACCCGGGTGCCGGAGCTCTGCCTCTACAGCGCCACCGACGGCGCGGGCACGGTCACCCGCAACCCCTGGGACACCGCACGCTCGGCCGCCGGCTCCTCCGGTGGCAGCGCTGCCGCGGTGGCCGCCGGCGTCGTCCCGCTGGCCCAGGGCAACGACGGCATGGGCTCCCTCCGTCTGCCCGCCGCCGCGTGCGGGCTGGTCACGCTCAAGCCCGGCTCCGGCGTGGTCCCGGCCCAGATCGGTGCGGACAGCTGGTCCGGCATGGCCGAGAACGGCGTGCTGGCCACCACCGTCGCCGACCTGGCCGTCGGCTTCGCGGTGCTGGCCGGCACCGAGCCGGCCACGCCGGCAGCGCCGGTCGGCCCGCTGCGGGTCGCGGTGTCGACCCGGTCGCCCGTGCCCGGCGTCCGGCTGGACGCCGCCGGCCGTGCGGCGCTGGACGTCGTGATCGCCGAGCTGCGGGCGGCCGGGCACGTGGTGGTCGAGAAGGAACCGGTGATCACCCCGGCCGCGGCGCTGGGCACCATCACCCGGTGGCTGGCCGGCGCCGACTCCGACGCCGAGGCCCTCGGGCTCGACCGGCAGGCGCTCGAGCCGCGCAGCCGCACCCACGCCCGGCTGGGCCGCTGGGTGCGCCGGGCCGGCCTGGTCCGGCCGCAGACGGCGGCGGCGTTCCGGGCCCGGATGGCCGGCTACTTCGCAGACGTCGACGTGCTGCTCAGCCCGGTCGTCTCCGGCCCGCCGCTGCCCGCCCGGCCGTGGCACGAGCGGGGTTTCCTGGCCAACATCACGGCCAACGCCCGCTGGGCGCCGTGGACGTCGGCGTGGAACGTCGCCGGCCTGCCCGCGCTCGTGCTGCCGGCCGGCCCCGGCCGGGAGGGGCTCCCCAGCTCGGTCCAGTTCGTCGGCCCGGCCGGTGCCGAGACGCGGCTACTCTGGCTGGCCGGGGAGCTGGAGGGCCGGCTGCCCTGGCGCCGGCACGCGCCGGTCTTCGACCCGGCCGGAGGAGTCGGCGAACCCGCCGGCTGA
- the uvrA gene encoding excinuclease ABC subunit UvrA: MDRLVVRGAREHNLKDVHLDLPRDAMIVFTGLSGSGKSSLAFDTIFAEGQRRYVESLSAYARQFLGQMDKPDVDFIEGLSPAVSIDQKSTNRNPRSTVGTITEVYDYLRLLYARAGQPHCPNCGKPISRQTPQQIVDQVLAMEEGTRFQVLAPVVRARKGEYVDLFSSLQTQGFSRVRVDGTIHPLTEPPTLKKQEKHTIEVIVDRLTVKENAKRRLTDSVETALGLAGGLVVLDFVDLPEDDPHRERTFSEHLACIDDGLSFEALEPRSFSFNSPFGACPECTGIGTRKEVDPDLVVPDPGKSLGEGAIAPWAGSMSNEYFQRLLGGLADMIGFSMNTPWEELPAKVQKAVLHGSPDQVHVRYKNRYGRERSYYAAFEGVLPFLERRHEDTDSEFMKDKYEGYMRDVPCPVCHGTRLKPEILAVKMMGRSIAEVTGLSIGEASEWLNALELGERERAIADRVLREIQARLSFLVDVGLDYLSLDRPAATLAGGEAQRIRLATQIGSGLVGVLYVLDEPSIGLHQRDNVRLIETLVRLRDMGNTLIVVEHDEDTIKQADWIVDIGPGAGEHGGEVVVSGTLDELLASERSVTGAYLSGRREITVPAIRRERTAGRELVVKGARENTLRGIDVAFPLGMLVAVTGVSGSGKSSLVNDILYTTLANELNRARMVPGRHRTITGLDQLDKVVGVDQSPIGRTPRSNPATYTGVWDHVRKLFASTSEAKVRGYQPGRFSFNVKGGRCEACSGDGTLKIEMNFLPDVYVPCEVCKGARFNRETLEVHYKGKTVAEVLNMPIEEAADFFAAIPAIARYMRTLTDVGLGYVRLGQPATTLSGGEAQRVKLASELQKRSNGRTIYVLDEPTTGLHFEDINKLLQVIQGLVDKGNSVIVIEHNLDVIKSADWLIDMGPEGGFRGGQVVAEGTPELVATVPESHTGRFLAGILDPEAIAAAAAGAKKKTRKKAS; the protein is encoded by the coding sequence ATGGACCGGCTCGTCGTCCGCGGCGCCCGAGAGCACAACCTCAAGGACGTCCACCTCGACCTGCCCCGCGACGCGATGATCGTGTTCACGGGGCTCTCCGGCTCGGGCAAGTCCAGCCTGGCCTTCGACACGATCTTCGCCGAGGGCCAGCGCCGGTACGTCGAGTCGCTGTCGGCCTACGCCCGCCAGTTCCTCGGCCAGATGGACAAGCCGGACGTCGACTTCATCGAGGGCCTGTCGCCGGCGGTGTCGATCGACCAGAAGTCGACCAACCGCAACCCGCGGTCGACGGTCGGCACGATCACCGAGGTCTACGACTACCTGCGGCTGCTCTACGCCCGCGCCGGCCAGCCGCACTGTCCCAACTGCGGCAAGCCGATCTCCCGGCAGACCCCGCAGCAGATCGTCGACCAGGTGCTCGCGATGGAGGAGGGCACCCGGTTCCAGGTCCTCGCCCCGGTCGTGCGGGCGCGCAAGGGCGAGTACGTCGACCTGTTCAGCTCGCTGCAGACCCAGGGCTTCTCCCGGGTGCGGGTCGACGGCACCATCCACCCGCTGACCGAGCCGCCGACGCTCAAGAAGCAGGAGAAGCACACGATCGAGGTGATCGTCGACCGGCTGACGGTCAAGGAGAACGCCAAGCGGCGGCTGACCGACTCGGTCGAGACGGCCCTCGGCCTCGCCGGCGGCCTCGTGGTGCTCGACTTCGTCGACCTCCCCGAGGACGACCCGCACCGCGAGCGGACCTTCTCCGAGCACCTCGCCTGCATCGACGACGGGCTCTCCTTCGAGGCGCTCGAGCCCCGGTCGTTCTCGTTCAACTCGCCCTTCGGCGCCTGCCCCGAGTGCACGGGCATCGGCACCCGCAAGGAGGTCGACCCCGACCTCGTGGTCCCCGACCCGGGCAAGAGCCTCGGTGAGGGAGCGATCGCCCCCTGGGCGGGCTCGATGAGCAACGAGTACTTCCAGCGCCTGCTCGGCGGGCTCGCCGACATGATCGGCTTCTCCATGAACACGCCCTGGGAGGAGCTGCCGGCGAAGGTGCAGAAGGCGGTGCTGCACGGTTCCCCGGACCAGGTGCACGTCCGCTACAAGAACCGCTACGGCCGCGAGCGCAGCTACTACGCCGCCTTCGAGGGCGTGCTGCCCTTCCTCGAGCGCCGCCACGAGGACACCGACAGCGAGTTCATGAAGGACAAGTACGAGGGCTACATGCGGGACGTGCCCTGCCCCGTCTGTCACGGCACCCGGCTCAAGCCGGAGATCCTCGCCGTCAAGATGATGGGCCGGTCGATCGCCGAGGTCACCGGACTGTCCATCGGCGAGGCGTCGGAGTGGCTCAACGCCCTCGAGCTCGGCGAGCGCGAGCGGGCCATCGCCGACCGGGTGCTCCGCGAGATCCAGGCCCGGCTGTCCTTCCTCGTCGACGTCGGCCTCGACTACCTGTCCCTCGACCGGCCGGCCGCCACCCTGGCCGGTGGTGAGGCGCAGCGGATCCGGCTGGCCACCCAGATCGGCTCCGGGCTGGTCGGCGTCCTCTACGTGCTCGACGAGCCCTCGATCGGGCTGCACCAGCGCGACAACGTGCGGCTGATCGAGACGCTCGTGCGGCTGCGCGACATGGGCAACACGCTGATCGTCGTCGAGCACGACGAGGACACCATCAAGCAGGCCGACTGGATCGTCGACATCGGCCCTGGTGCCGGTGAGCACGGCGGCGAGGTCGTCGTCAGCGGCACGCTCGACGAGCTGCTGGCCAGCGAGCGTTCGGTCACCGGGGCGTACCTCTCCGGCCGCCGGGAGATCACCGTCCCGGCCATTCGCCGGGAACGGACGGCAGGGCGCGAGCTGGTCGTGAAGGGCGCCCGGGAGAACACCCTGCGTGGCATCGACGTGGCGTTCCCGCTGGGCATGCTGGTCGCCGTCACCGGTGTCTCCGGCTCGGGCAAGTCCAGCCTGGTCAACGACATCCTCTACACGACCCTGGCCAACGAGCTGAACCGCGCACGGATGGTGCCCGGCCGGCACCGCACCATCACCGGCCTGGACCAGCTGGACAAGGTCGTCGGCGTCGACCAGTCGCCGATCGGCCGCACCCCGCGGTCCAACCCGGCCACCTACACCGGGGTCTGGGACCACGTCCGCAAGCTCTTCGCCAGCACCTCGGAGGCGAAGGTCCGCGGCTACCAGCCGGGCCGGTTCTCCTTCAACGTCAAGGGCGGGCGCTGCGAGGCGTGCTCCGGTGACGGCACGCTGAAGATCGAGATGAACTTCCTGCCCGACGTCTACGTGCCCTGCGAGGTCTGCAAGGGGGCCCGGTTCAACCGGGAGACTCTCGAGGTGCACTACAAGGGCAAGACGGTCGCCGAGGTGCTCAACATGCCGATCGAGGAGGCCGCGGACTTCTTCGCGGCCATCCCGGCGATCGCCCGGTACATGCGCACCCTCACCGACGTCGGGCTGGGCTACGTCCGGCTCGGGCAGCCGGCCACCACGCTGTCCGGTGGTGAGGCGCAGCGGGTCAAGCTCGCCAGCGAGCTGCAGAAGCGCTCCAACGGCCGCACGATCTACGTCCTCGACGAGCCCACGACCGGGCTGCACTTCGAGGACATCAACAAGCTGCTGCAGGTGATCCAGGGGCTGGTCGACAAGGGCAACTCGGTCATCGTCATCGAGCACAACCTCGACGTGATCAAGAGCGCCGACTGGCTCATCGACATGGGCCCCGAGGGCGGGTTCCGCGGCGGGCAGGTCGTCGCCGAGGGGACGCCGGAGCTCGTCGCCACGGTGCCGGAGAGCCACACCGGCCGGTTCCTCGCCGGGATCCTCGACCCGGAGGCCATCGCGGCGGCGGCCGCCGGTGCGAAGAAGAAGACCCGGAAGAAGGCCAGCTGA
- the whiA gene encoding DNA-binding protein WhiA: MAMTAMVKDELSRVECTRTSERKAEVTALLRFSGGLHIVGGRVVIEAELDTGSVARRLRRDISEVYGYTSGVSVLAGGNIRRGVRYLVRIAKHGEGLARQTGLVDQRGRPVRGLPPSVVSGGIGDAEAAWRGAFLAHGSLTEPGRSSSLEVTCPGPEAAMALVGAARRLGIAAKAREVRGTDRVVVRDGDAIGALLTRMGAHDAVLAWEERRMRREVRATANRLANFDDANLRRSARAAVAASARVERALEILADEAPEHLLVAGRLRLEFGQASLEELGQRADPPMTKDAVAGRIRRLLAMADKRAKDLGIPDTESVVTDDMLAQ; this comes from the coding sequence ATGGCGATGACGGCGATGGTGAAGGACGAGCTCTCCCGCGTGGAGTGCACGAGGACATCCGAGCGCAAGGCCGAGGTGACGGCCCTCCTGCGCTTCTCCGGGGGTCTGCACATCGTGGGTGGCCGGGTGGTCATCGAGGCCGAGTTGGACACCGGTTCGGTGGCCCGGCGACTCCGCCGGGACATCAGCGAGGTGTACGGCTACACCAGCGGCGTGAGCGTGCTGGCCGGCGGCAACATCCGCCGGGGGGTGCGCTACCTGGTCCGGATCGCCAAGCACGGCGAGGGCCTGGCCCGGCAGACCGGGCTGGTCGACCAGCGGGGCCGGCCGGTCCGGGGCCTGCCGCCGTCGGTGGTCTCCGGCGGGATCGGTGACGCCGAGGCGGCGTGGCGCGGTGCCTTCCTGGCGCACGGGTCGCTGACCGAGCCGGGGCGCTCGTCGTCCCTGGAGGTCACCTGCCCCGGGCCCGAGGCGGCGATGGCGCTGGTCGGTGCCGCCCGCCGGCTGGGCATCGCGGCCAAGGCCCGTGAGGTGCGCGGCACCGACCGGGTGGTCGTGCGGGACGGCGACGCGATCGGCGCGCTGCTGACCCGGATGGGCGCCCACGACGCCGTCCTGGCCTGGGAGGAGCGGCGGATGCGCCGCGAGGTCCGCGCCACGGCCAACCGGCTGGCCAACTTCGACGACGCCAACCTGCGCCGCTCGGCGCGGGCGGCGGTCGCGGCGAGCGCCCGGGTCGAGCGGGCCCTGGAGATCCTGGCCGACGAGGCGCCCGAGCACCTGCTCGTCGCCGGGCGGCTGCGGCTGGAGTTCGGTCAGGCGTCGCTGGAGGAGCTCGGTCAGCGCGCCGACCCGCCGATGACCAAGGACGCCGTTGCCGGGCGCATACGGCGTCTCCTGGCGATGGCGGACAAGCGGGCCAAGGACCTCGGCATCCCGGACACCGAGTCCGTGGTCACCGACGACATGCTGGCCCAGTAG
- the uvrC gene encoding excinuclease ABC subunit UvrC yields the protein MPDPSTYRPAVGSIPESPGVYKFRDPAGRVIYVGKAKSLRQRLNSYFADVWGLHPRTRQMVTTAASVEWTVVGTEVEALQLEYNWIKEFDPRFNVRYRDDKSYPSLAVTLNEEFPRLQVMRGPKRKGVRYFGPYAHAWAIRETVDTLTRVFPARTCSNGVFKRAAQIGRPCLLGYIGKCAAPCVGRVSAEEHREIVDDFCDFMGGRTEQMIRRLERQMTEAAEEMNYERAARLRDDLGALRRALEKQAVVLGDGTDADVVAFAQDELEAAVQVFHVRGGRVRGQRGWIIDKVEDVTTGQLVEQFLLQVYGGVDEETGVGEVGESVPREVLVPELPDDAEVYAELLTELRGSRVSLRVPQRGDKRSLMETVERNAKESFARHRVKRASDLTARSLALSEIQEALDLPDAPLRIECIDISHVQGTNVVASMVVFEDGMAKKADYRRFSVAQGTDDTAAMAEVVRRRFARHLKEEQDRKDEQGVAAEEGRPRRFAYPPNLLVVDGGAPQVAAASRSLAELGIVDVAVCGLAKRMEEVWLPDDPDPVILPRTSEALYLLQRVRDEAHRFAITYHRQKRSSTMLVSLLDDVPGLGDTRRKALMKQFGSLKRLRAASVEELTAVPGIGRRTAEAVLAAVAEPVAAGASPDAVAEDAVELEPPAAAAPVRGPDAGGTAEIGRVHPAAGQPA from the coding sequence ATGCCCGACCCGTCCACGTACCGACCGGCGGTCGGCAGCATCCCGGAGAGCCCCGGGGTCTACAAGTTCCGTGACCCGGCCGGCCGGGTCATCTACGTCGGCAAGGCCAAGAGCCTCCGGCAGCGGCTGAACAGCTACTTCGCCGACGTCTGGGGCCTGCACCCGCGCACGCGGCAGATGGTCACCACCGCAGCCAGCGTCGAGTGGACCGTCGTCGGCACCGAGGTCGAGGCCCTCCAGCTCGAGTACAACTGGATCAAGGAGTTCGACCCCCGGTTCAACGTCCGGTACCGGGACGACAAGAGCTACCCCAGCCTCGCCGTGACGCTGAACGAGGAGTTCCCGCGGCTGCAGGTCATGCGCGGCCCCAAGCGCAAGGGGGTCCGGTACTTCGGCCCCTACGCGCACGCCTGGGCGATCCGCGAGACGGTCGACACGCTCACCCGCGTCTTCCCGGCCCGTACCTGCTCCAACGGCGTCTTCAAGCGCGCCGCCCAGATCGGCCGGCCGTGCCTGCTCGGCTACATCGGCAAGTGCGCGGCCCCCTGCGTCGGCCGGGTCAGCGCCGAGGAGCACCGGGAGATCGTCGACGACTTCTGCGACTTCATGGGCGGCCGCACCGAGCAGATGATCCGCCGGCTCGAGCGGCAGATGACCGAGGCCGCCGAGGAGATGAACTACGAGCGGGCCGCCCGGCTGCGCGACGACCTCGGCGCGCTGCGCCGGGCCCTGGAGAAGCAGGCCGTCGTGCTCGGGGACGGCACCGACGCCGACGTCGTCGCCTTCGCCCAGGACGAGCTGGAGGCCGCGGTCCAGGTGTTCCACGTCCGCGGCGGCCGGGTGCGCGGGCAGCGCGGCTGGATCATCGACAAGGTCGAGGACGTCACCACCGGCCAGCTGGTCGAGCAGTTCCTGCTGCAGGTCTACGGCGGGGTCGACGAGGAGACCGGCGTCGGTGAGGTGGGGGAGTCCGTGCCCCGCGAGGTGCTCGTGCCCGAGCTGCCCGACGACGCCGAGGTCTACGCCGAGCTGCTCACCGAGCTGCGCGGCTCCCGGGTGTCGCTGCGGGTGCCGCAGCGCGGCGACAAGCGCAGCCTGATGGAGACCGTCGAGCGCAACGCCAAGGAGTCCTTCGCCCGGCACCGGGTGAAGCGGGCCAGCGACCTCACCGCCCGCTCGTTGGCGCTGTCGGAGATCCAGGAGGCCCTCGACCTGCCCGACGCGCCGCTGCGGATCGAGTGCATCGACATCTCCCACGTGCAGGGCACCAACGTGGTCGCCAGCATGGTCGTCTTCGAGGACGGCATGGCCAAGAAGGCCGACTACCGGCGCTTCTCCGTGGCCCAGGGCACCGACGACACCGCGGCGATGGCCGAGGTCGTGCGGCGCCGGTTCGCCCGGCACCTCAAGGAGGAGCAGGACCGCAAGGACGAGCAGGGCGTCGCCGCGGAGGAGGGCCGGCCGCGCCGGTTCGCCTACCCGCCGAACCTGCTGGTCGTCGACGGCGGCGCCCCGCAGGTGGCCGCGGCCAGCCGCTCGCTGGCCGAGCTGGGCATCGTCGACGTCGCCGTCTGCGGCCTGGCCAAGCGGATGGAGGAGGTCTGGCTGCCCGACGACCCCGACCCGGTCATCCTGCCGCGCACCTCCGAGGCCCTCTACCTGCTGCAGCGGGTCCGCGACGAGGCGCACCGGTTCGCCATCACCTACCACCGGCAGAAGCGATCCAGCACCATGTTGGTCTCGCTCCTGGACGACGTCCCGGGGCTCGGCGACACCCGGCGGAAGGCGCTGATGAAGCAGTTCGGATCCCTCAAGCGGCTGCGTGCGGCCTCGGTGGAGGAGCTCACGGCGGTGCCCGGCATCGGCCGGCGCACGGCCGAGGCGGTGCTCGCCGCCGTCGCCGAGCCGGTGGCCGCCGGGGCGTCGCCCGACGCGGTCGCCGAGGACGCCGTCGAGCTGGAGCCGCCGGCCGCCGCGGCGCCGGTGCGCGGGCCGGACGCCGGCGGGACCGCCGAGATCGGCCGGGTCCACCCCGCCGCCGGGCAGCCGGCATGA